The following are encoded together in the Microtus pennsylvanicus isolate mMicPen1 chromosome 8, mMicPen1.hap1, whole genome shotgun sequence genome:
- the Csgalnact2 gene encoding chondroitin sulfate N-acetylgalactosaminyltransferase 2, whose translation MSRRGPILHSRTQWLLLGLALLFSLVLFMYLLECAPQTDGNASLPGVVRENYGKEYYQALLQEQEEHYQTRATSLKRQIAQLKQELQEMSEKMRALQEKKNIGANGIGYQGNREQTPSDLLEFLHSQIDRAEVSVGAKLPSEYGVVPFESFTLMKVFQLEMGLTRHPEEKPVRKDKRDELVEVIEAGLEVINNPDEDDEQEDEEGPLGEKLIFNENDFIEGYYRTERDKGTHYELFFKKADLMEYRHVTLFRPFGPLMKVKNEMIDIARSVINIIVPLAERTEAFSQFMQNFRDVCIHQDKRIHLTVVYFGKEGLSKVKSILESITSESNFHNYTLISLNEEFNRGRGLNVGARAWDKGEVLMFFCDVDIYFSAEFLNSCRLNAEPGKKVFYPVVFSLYNPAIVYANQDVPPPVEQQLVHKKDSGFWRDFGFGMTCQYQSDFLNVGGFDLEVKGWGGEDVHLYRKYLHGDLIVIRTPVPGLFHLWHEKHCADELTPEQYRMCIQSKAMSEASHSHLGMMVFREEIEMHLRKQAYRTNSDAAG comes from the exons ATGTCTAGAAGAGGACCGATTCTTCACAGCCGGACCCAGTGGCTGCTGTTGGGCCTTGCTTTGCTCTTCAGTTTAGTATTATTTATGTACCTCCTGGAATGTGCCCCTCAGACTGATGGAAATGCATCTCTTCCTGGTGTTGTTAGAGAAAATTATGGTAAAGAATATTACCAGGCCCTCCTGCAGGAGCAAGAAGAACATTACCAAACCAGGGCAACCAGTCTGAAACGCCAAATTGCCCAgctaaagcaagaattacaagaAATGAGTGAGAAGATGAGAGCAttgcaagagaaaaagaatataggaGCTAACGGCATAGGCTATCAAGGCAACAGAGAGCAGACACCTAGTGATCTCTTAGAGTTTCTTCATTCTCAGATCGACAGAGCTGAAGTTAGCGTAGGAGCCAAACTACCCAGTGAGTATGGAGTCGTTCCCTTTGAAAGCTTTACTTTAATGAAAGTATTTCAGTTGGAAATGGGTCTCACTCGCCATCCTGAAGAAAAGCCAGTTAGGAAAGACAAACGAGATGAATTGGTAGAAGTTATTGAAGCTGGCTTGGAGGTCATTAATAATCCTGATGAAGATGATGaacaggaagatgaggagggtCCTCTTGGAGAGAAACtgatatttaatgaaaatgacttCATAGAAG GCTATTATCGCACTGAGAGAGATAAAGGCACACATTATGAACTCTTTTTTAAGAAAGCAGACCTTATGGAATACAGACATGTGACCCTCTTCCGCCCTTTTGGACCGCTCATGAAAGTGAAGAATGAGATGATTGACATTGCGAGATCAGTTATTAATATCATTGTGCCACTGGCTGAAAGGACTGAAGCGTTTTCACAGTTCATGCAGAACTTCAG AGATGTTTGCATTCATCAAGACAAGAGGATTCATCTCACAGTTGTATATTTTGGGAAAGAAGGACTATCTAAAGTCAAGTCTATCCTAGAATCTATCACAAG TGAGTCTAATTTTCACAATTACACCTTGATCTCGCTGAATGAAGAATTTAATCGTGGACGAGGACTAAATGTGGGTGCCCGAGCTTGGGACAAGGGAGAAGTCTTGATGTTTTTCTGTGATGTTGATATATATTTCTCAGCCGAGTTCCTTAACAGCTGCCGGTTAAATGCTGAGCCAG gtAAAAAGGTGTTTTATCCTGTCGTGTTCAGTCTTTACAATCCTGCCATCGTTTATGCCAACCAGGATGTGCCACCCCCAGTGGAGCAGCAGCTG GTTCATAAAAAGGATTCTGGTTTTTGGAGAGATTTTGGCTTTGGGATGACTTGTCAATATCAATCAGATTTCCTGAACGTTG GTGGCTTCGACTTGGAAGTAAAAGGCTGGGGTGGAGAAGATGTTCATCTCTACCGGAAATACTTACATGGTGATCTCATTGTGATTCGGACTCCAGTTCCTGGTCTTTTCCACCTCTGGCATGAGAAACACTGTGCAGATGAGCTGACACCCGAGCAGTACCGGATGTGCATCCAGTCCAAAGCCATGAGCGAGGCTTCTCACTCCCACCTGGGAATGATGGTCTTTAGGGAGGAAATAGAGATGCATCTTCGCAAACAGGCGTACAGAACAAACAGTGACGCTGCTGGGTGA